One window of the Natronomonas marina genome contains the following:
- a CDS encoding complex I subunit 5 family protein, giving the protein MTGTLVVAPLLVVFGTAVATLAVRSRPRLQRATSVAGVAVYAAAVAALAWTVVLSPDAPGAVAYQVGGIRAPHGITLVADALSAFMLSLAAVVGLYAVAVSVRFIDRRNQRTYYHPTFQLLLVGVTGAFLAGDLFNLFVWFEVTLMASYVFVAFYGGAEHTAAAMRYLVLNVLGSVCMLVAVGGLYATVGTLNMAEMAQRLVASPASVRAAPLVGFGALLFVTFALKAGLAPFQFWVPAAYRAAPMPVAAVLAGVTKKVGIYAIVRLYFTVFAGAAVSVRVPGLPGTSPLAALAPVLGVAAAASVLVGGIGAVNRDSVDGLLAYSSIGQVGFIAVPIAVAAADPSLRRLGLLAALIYALHHALTKGLLFFVAAVVRDVAGTTRLAEVGGLGQRSPILGAVFFVGGLSLVGIPPLAGFFGKLLVFEVAAARLTAAPTPAAVLTVLVLLVGALLTIVYTTRAWMSSVWGVESERVETGSVDRPLVALVATLAVLVVAVGVGFEPVYRFADAAAGAALDTDGYVEVVLGGAGT; this is encoded by the coding sequence ATGACGGGAACGCTCGTCGTCGCGCCGCTGCTCGTCGTCTTCGGCACCGCCGTCGCCACGCTCGCCGTCCGGAGTCGCCCGCGCCTCCAGCGGGCCACGAGCGTCGCCGGCGTCGCCGTCTACGCCGCCGCCGTCGCCGCCCTGGCGTGGACGGTCGTCCTGTCGCCCGACGCGCCGGGCGCCGTCGCCTACCAGGTCGGCGGCATCCGGGCCCCGCACGGCATCACGCTCGTCGCCGACGCCCTCTCGGCGTTCATGCTCTCGCTCGCGGCGGTCGTGGGCCTGTACGCCGTCGCCGTCTCCGTCCGCTTTATCGACCGCCGCAACCAGCGGACCTACTACCACCCCACCTTCCAGTTGCTGCTGGTCGGCGTCACCGGCGCCTTCCTCGCCGGCGACCTCTTCAACCTCTTCGTGTGGTTCGAGGTGACGCTGATGGCCAGTTACGTCTTCGTCGCCTTCTACGGCGGCGCCGAGCACACCGCCGCGGCGATGCGGTACCTCGTTTTGAACGTCCTCGGGAGCGTCTGCATGCTCGTTGCCGTCGGCGGTCTCTACGCGACCGTCGGGACGCTCAACATGGCCGAGATGGCCCAGCGACTCGTCGCGTCGCCGGCCAGCGTCCGGGCCGCACCGCTGGTCGGCTTCGGCGCGCTGCTCTTCGTCACCTTCGCGCTGAAGGCCGGCCTGGCCCCCTTCCAGTTTTGGGTGCCCGCCGCCTACCGGGCGGCGCCGATGCCCGTCGCGGCCGTGCTGGCCGGCGTGACCAAGAAGGTCGGCATCTACGCCATCGTCCGCCTGTACTTCACGGTCTTCGCCGGCGCGGCGGTGTCGGTCCGCGTGCCCGGGCTCCCCGGCACCTCGCCCCTCGCGGCGCTCGCACCCGTCCTCGGGGTGGCGGCGGCCGCAAGCGTCCTCGTCGGCGGAATCGGCGCGGTGAACCGCGACAGCGTCGACGGCCTGCTGGCGTACTCCTCCATCGGGCAGGTCGGCTTCATCGCCGTGCCGATTGCAGTCGCCGCGGCCGACCCGTCGCTGCGACGCCTCGGCCTCCTGGCCGCGCTGATCTACGCGCTGCACCACGCCCTGACGAAGGGGCTGCTCTTCTTCGTGGCCGCCGTCGTTCGGGACGTGGCGGGGACGACCCGCCTCGCGGAGGTGGGCGGTCTCGGCCAGCGGTCGCCGATCCTCGGGGCCGTCTTCTTCGTCGGCGGCCTCTCGCTGGTCGGCATCCCCCCGCTGGCCGGCTTCTTCGGCAAACTGCTGGTCTTCGAGGTGGCCGCCGCACGCCTGACCGCGGCGCCGACGCCCGCGGCCGTCCTCACCGTCCTCGTCCTGCTCGTCGGCGCGCTCCTGACCATCGTCTACACGACGCGGGCCTGGATGAGCAGCGTCTGGGGCGTCGAGAGCGAGCGCGTCGAGACGGGGAGCGTCGACCGCCCGCTGGTCGCGCTGGTGGCGACGCTTGCGGTGCTGGTCGTCGCCGTCGGGGTCGGCTTCGAGCCGGTGTACCGGTTCGCCGACGCCGCCGCGGGGGCCGCGCTGGACACCGACGGCTACGTCGAGGTCGTGCTGGGGGGTGCGGGGACGTGA
- a CDS encoding sodium:proton antiporter yields the protein MTLAVAAAVGVLFAVGTFLLLRDDVVHVVWGVAVVSQAANVYLIGMGGIREGTADSVPVLASKKGPFPATADPLVQALVLTAIVISFGITAFALVLSYRGYEENESMDLTEWER from the coding sequence GTGACGCTGGCCGTCGCGGCCGCCGTCGGCGTCCTCTTCGCCGTGGGCACGTTCCTCCTGCTGCGGGACGACGTCGTCCACGTCGTCTGGGGGGTCGCCGTCGTCTCGCAGGCCGCCAACGTCTACCTCATCGGGATGGGGGGCATCCGGGAGGGGACGGCCGACTCGGTGCCGGTGCTGGCCTCGAAGAAGGGCCCGTTCCCGGCGACGGCCGACCCGCTGGTGCAGGCGCTCGTGCTGACCGCCATCGTCATCAGTTTCGGCATCACCGCCTTCGCGCTGGTGCTGTCGTACCGCGGCTACGAGGAAAACGAGAGCATGGACCTCACGGAGTGGGAGCGATGA
- a CDS encoding MnhB domain-containing protein translates to MTTTIVRTTARVVVPIVLVVATSLFLGGHNAPGGGFIGGVLTVGAFVLVYVAYGLDYLEVGVLDREVDPGGGILEHRTVAAYRRLFTLGLGIALASGLAGMLFGKPFLYQHHDYVHVPVLGEYELASALVFDVGIYCVVVGGLLAILSVVGAE, encoded by the coding sequence ATGACGACGACCATCGTGCGGACGACGGCCCGCGTCGTCGTCCCCATCGTCCTCGTCGTCGCCACGTCGCTGTTCCTCGGCGGCCACAACGCCCCCGGCGGCGGCTTCATCGGCGGCGTCCTGACCGTCGGCGCGTTCGTCCTGGTGTACGTCGCCTACGGCCTGGACTACCTCGAGGTGGGCGTCCTCGACCGCGAGGTCGACCCCGGCGGCGGCATCCTCGAACACCGGACCGTCGCCGCCTACCGCCGGCTGTTCACCCTCGGTCTCGGAATCGCCCTCGCCAGCGGCCTCGCCGGGATGCTCTTCGGCAAGCCGTTCCTCTACCAGCACCACGACTACGTCCACGTGCCGGTGCTCGGCGAGTACGAACTGGCGTCGGCGCTGGTCTTCGACGTCGGCATCTACTGCGTGGTCGTCGGCGGCCTGCTGGCCATCCTGTCGGTGGTGGGCGCCGAATGA
- the mbhE gene encoding hydrogen gas-evolving membrane-bound hydrogenase subunit E yields the protein MESVFLAVALPFLAVVALPPLHRVLGDRVGYVGAAVAVASFGLVASRLGTTGSGAVAWVPSMDVALRLRVDAWALLFALLASGIGVLVFAYAARYMHGKPSLGRFYAALSAFMGSILGVAFASDLVALFLFWELTSVCSFVLIGYHTEDAESRYSARMAMIITVGGGLCLLVALLLLSVASGPALGARTFDLAAMLANEGTIRAMRAALSDSGLFVPVLVLVAVAAGAKSAQVPLHFWLPNAMVAPTPVSAFLHSATMVKVGVYVLGRVRPLFLGEAWTLLVATVGLATMTVGAVLAVTANDIKELLAYSTASHLGLMVAGFGFRTHYGAEAGVFHLFNHALFKAALFLVAGVVAHEVGTRRLDDLGGLYRDLPITAAIAGVTVLSMAGVPPFGGFYSKELLFKAAWETGLAEGGLYWLYPAVAVGASVFTVLYSLRFLSAFLGERPATVEDVARPPVALVAPPALLAALTLVTSVAPGLAIEAVVGDAAAVTAVEAVDVTAKIPTEPSGPALMSLAALVVGAAAYPSVDRVRNGIARFEAGSTLARPTNLYDWLLDEVEWASDRLDATVHGGPLRTHVTWVLATTCALVLLGFLSTGVAVPPTGPLAPTAMILVLAVAAVAAVAVAAAPSHVAGVLTLGILGFMVAVFYVLASGPDLALTQLVVETLLLVVFLLVIEELPAYYAELRVRVAARDAALSVLVGATAFVAVLVAAPDQGLSETAEWYVNNAVEEGGGTNVVNVVLTDFRAFDTLGEAAVILLAAASVLVLLAMRDRGETG from the coding sequence ATGGAGTCCGTATTCCTGGCGGTCGCGCTCCCGTTCCTCGCCGTCGTCGCCCTCCCGCCGCTGCACCGGGTCCTCGGCGACCGGGTGGGCTACGTCGGTGCCGCCGTCGCGGTCGCCTCCTTCGGTCTCGTCGCGTCCCGGCTCGGCACCACCGGGAGCGGCGCAGTCGCCTGGGTGCCCTCAATGGACGTGGCGCTGCGACTCCGCGTCGACGCCTGGGCGCTGCTCTTCGCACTCCTTGCCAGCGGCATCGGCGTCCTCGTCTTCGCCTACGCCGCCCGCTACATGCACGGCAAGCCGTCCCTCGGACGATTCTACGCGGCGCTGTCGGCCTTCATGGGTTCGATACTCGGCGTCGCCTTCGCCTCGGACCTGGTGGCGCTGTTCCTCTTCTGGGAACTGACGAGCGTCTGCTCGTTCGTCCTCATCGGCTACCACACCGAGGACGCGGAATCGCGCTACTCCGCCCGGATGGCGATGATAATCACCGTCGGGGGCGGTCTCTGTCTGCTCGTCGCGCTCCTGTTGCTGTCGGTGGCCAGCGGTCCCGCCCTCGGCGCCCGCACGTTCGACCTCGCGGCGATGCTGGCGAACGAAGGGACGATACGGGCGATGCGGGCGGCGCTCTCGGATTCGGGGCTGTTCGTCCCCGTCCTCGTCCTCGTGGCCGTCGCCGCCGGCGCCAAGTCCGCACAGGTGCCGCTTCACTTCTGGCTGCCCAACGCGATGGTCGCCCCGACGCCCGTCTCGGCGTTCCTCCACTCGGCGACGATGGTGAAGGTCGGCGTCTACGTCCTCGGGCGGGTCCGGCCGCTCTTTCTCGGCGAGGCGTGGACGCTCCTGGTCGCCACCGTCGGCCTGGCGACGATGACCGTCGGCGCCGTCCTGGCCGTCACCGCCAACGACATCAAGGAACTGCTGGCGTACTCGACGGCGAGCCACCTCGGCCTGATGGTCGCCGGGTTCGGCTTCCGGACCCACTACGGCGCCGAGGCCGGCGTCTTCCACCTGTTCAACCACGCGCTGTTCAAGGCGGCGCTGTTCCTCGTCGCCGGCGTCGTCGCCCACGAGGTCGGGACGCGACGCCTCGACGACCTCGGAGGGCTGTACCGGGACCTCCCGATTACCGCCGCAATCGCCGGTGTGACCGTCCTCAGCATGGCGGGCGTCCCGCCGTTCGGCGGCTTCTACTCGAAGGAACTGCTGTTCAAGGCGGCCTGGGAGACCGGCCTCGCCGAGGGCGGTCTCTACTGGCTGTACCCGGCGGTCGCGGTCGGCGCCAGCGTCTTCACCGTCCTCTACTCGCTGCGATTCCTGAGTGCCTTCCTCGGCGAACGGCCGGCGACCGTCGAGGACGTCGCCCGGCCGCCGGTCGCGCTGGTCGCGCCGCCCGCCCTCCTGGCCGCGCTCACCCTCGTCACGAGCGTCGCGCCGGGGCTGGCAATCGAGGCCGTCGTCGGCGACGCCGCCGCCGTGACCGCCGTCGAAGCGGTCGACGTCACGGCGAAGATTCCGACCGAACCGAGCGGACCCGCGCTGATGAGCCTCGCGGCGCTGGTCGTCGGCGCCGCCGCCTACCCCTCGGTCGACCGGGTCCGAAACGGCATCGCGCGGTTCGAGGCCGGGTCGACGCTGGCCCGCCCGACGAACCTCTACGACTGGCTGCTCGACGAAGTCGAGTGGGCCAGCGACCGACTGGACGCGACGGTCCACGGCGGCCCGTTGCGGACCCACGTCACCTGGGTGCTGGCGACGACGTGCGCGCTCGTCCTGCTGGGCTTCCTCTCGACGGGGGTTGCCGTCCCGCCGACGGGACCGCTGGCGCCGACCGCGATGATACTCGTGCTGGCGGTGGCCGCGGTGGCCGCGGTGGCCGTCGCGGCCGCGCCCTCCCACGTCGCCGGCGTCCTGACGCTCGGCATCCTCGGGTTCATGGTGGCGGTCTTCTACGTGCTGGCCTCGGGCCCGGACCTCGCGCTGACGCAGCTGGTCGTCGAGACGCTGTTGCTCGTGGTCTTCCTGCTCGTCATCGAGGAACTGCCGGCCTACTACGCCGAACTCCGGGTCCGCGTCGCCGCCCGCGACGCCGCGCTGTCGGTGCTGGTCGGCGCGACGGCGTTCGTCGCCGTGCTCGTGGCCGCGCCGGATCAGGGCCTGTCGGAGACGGCGGAGTGGTACGTGAACAACGCCGTCGAGGAGGGCGGCGGCACCAACGTCGTCAACGTCGTGTTGACGGACTTCCGGGCGTTCGACACGCTCGGCGAGGCCGCCGTCATCCTGCTGGCGGCGGCGTCGGTGCTGGTGCTGCTCGCCATGCGCGACAGGGGTGAGACCGGATGA
- a CDS encoding prolyl oligopeptidase family serine peptidase, whose amino-acid sequence MSKEYGASESESEEEAPSSPPRPGPDALYGDNPTPPQLENGPGWEAEPLMVSGCDAYVDGEYLYQDYVYDDRGADTRSWVSGSPTNASSLGGVLSQPTGDYHYPNDVERYGYNAADLLEFRAQPTEEGVRYRITLNTMLEPDAAAVAVGIDTEAAQDFEGGPERRTDWGYGLGELGAPVDHRLVTWGTGAELDDEPLDDDRLTVDVRRRQIDVEVPLDPGEETWRHYVVVGLWDPATREFKQVAVSPDDERPGGAKKGRDTPPVFNVGFRFDEPYNRNLGPVDVGRGLFDLLDVTGIGHSILEQILDRSPRVLGEGNWREHAQAMALADRDISRFGADVDFGKLRDRVTERNTPESGIVSLLYPSRYYLGEGIDTDHDILEGRIQPYSAYIPEDLEEPAPMVMLLHSLSCSYTQYAVYTPNLIKDISEPNNAVVLMPQARGPGRWYKREAELDIFEAWRDLETRVDIDRSRVTLGGYSMGGFGTCVLAAQCPDLFGRGFSVVGPPTEDPIEGVTGGLIRAPPSLTTDLFGGEGGGQVLNVFTEGPSSALEITENLRHVPMLVWNGLGDPLVPVISPDNYARRLRKHGYRHQFDVFPAETHLSFGVRDRWTGIPEFVSRSKVIRNPRRVTYRHLPRLDHPEVDLVHDGAYWVSDIRTREDRNSGLVDAISYADGYAPPEVGTFTEYGRQPRRHLSRGVQWETPPIDARTAPENRLEVRLEGVDSVTLWVEEAGLDVDDELTIDIDSDAPATITLATAFDTHDIEVPAGESTKKVLLGERGPESGALA is encoded by the coding sequence ATGTCGAAGGAGTACGGTGCTTCCGAGAGCGAATCGGAGGAGGAGGCACCGTCGTCGCCACCCCGTCCGGGACCGGACGCGCTGTACGGCGACAACCCCACGCCGCCACAGCTGGAGAACGGCCCCGGCTGGGAGGCCGAGCCCCTGATGGTCTCGGGGTGTGACGCCTACGTCGACGGCGAGTACCTCTATCAGGACTACGTCTACGACGACCGCGGCGCCGACACCCGCTCGTGGGTCTCGGGGTCGCCGACGAACGCCAGTTCGCTGGGCGGCGTCCTCTCGCAGCCGACCGGCGACTACCACTACCCCAACGACGTCGAGCGGTACGGCTACAACGCCGCCGACTTACTGGAGTTCCGCGCCCAGCCGACCGAGGAGGGCGTCCGGTACCGCATCACGCTGAACACGATGCTCGAACCCGATGCCGCCGCCGTCGCCGTCGGCATCGACACCGAGGCCGCCCAGGACTTCGAGGGCGGTCCCGAGCGCCGCACGGACTGGGGGTACGGACTCGGCGAGTTGGGCGCCCCCGTCGACCACCGGCTGGTCACCTGGGGCACCGGCGCCGAACTCGACGACGAACCCCTCGACGACGACCGCCTCACGGTCGACGTCCGTCGCCGGCAGATAGACGTCGAGGTGCCGCTGGACCCGGGCGAGGAAACCTGGCGCCACTACGTCGTCGTCGGCCTGTGGGACCCGGCGACCCGCGAGTTCAAGCAGGTCGCGGTCAGTCCCGACGACGAACGCCCCGGCGGCGCGAAGAAGGGCCGCGACACGCCGCCGGTGTTCAACGTCGGCTTCCGCTTCGACGAGCCGTACAACCGGAACCTCGGTCCCGTCGACGTCGGTCGCGGGCTCTTCGATTTGCTGGACGTGACCGGCATCGGTCACAGCATCCTCGAACAGATACTCGACCGCTCGCCGCGCGTCCTCGGGGAGGGCAACTGGCGCGAACACGCCCAGGCAATGGCGCTGGCCGACCGCGACATCTCGCGGTTCGGCGCCGACGTCGACTTCGGGAAGCTCCGCGACCGCGTCACCGAGCGCAACACCCCCGAGTCGGGCATCGTCTCGCTGCTGTACCCCTCCCGGTACTACCTCGGGGAGGGCATCGACACCGACCACGACATCCTCGAGGGCCGGATCCAGCCGTACAGCGCCTACATCCCCGAGGACCTCGAGGAACCGGCGCCGATGGTGATGCTGCTGCACTCGCTGAGCTGTTCGTACACCCAGTACGCCGTCTACACGCCGAACCTGATAAAGGACATCAGCGAACCGAACAACGCCGTCGTCCTGATGCCGCAGGCGCGGGGGCCGGGGCGGTGGTACAAGCGGGAGGCCGAACTCGACATCTTCGAGGCCTGGCGCGACCTCGAGACGAGAGTCGACATCGACCGCAGTCGCGTGACGCTGGGCGGCTACTCGATGGGCGGTTTCGGCACCTGCGTGCTGGCCGCGCAGTGTCCGGACCTGTTCGGCCGCGGCTTCTCGGTCGTCGGCCCGCCGACCGAGGACCCCATCGAGGGCGTCACCGGCGGGCTGATTCGGGCGCCCCCGTCGCTGACGACGGACCTCTTCGGCGGCGAGGGCGGCGGCCAGGTCCTCAACGTCTTCACCGAGGGGCCCTCCAGCGCCCTGGAGATAACCGAGAACCTCCGGCACGTCCCGATGCTCGTCTGGAACGGCCTCGGGGACCCGCTGGTGCCGGTCATCTCGCCGGACAACTACGCCCGCCGACTCCGGAAGCACGGCTACCGCCACCAGTTCGACGTCTTCCCCGCCGAGACCCACCTCTCCTTTGGCGTCCGGGACCGCTGGACCGGCATCCCCGAGTTCGTCTCCCGGAGCAAGGTCATCCGCAACCCCCGCCGGGTGACGTACAGGCACCTCCCACGGCTCGACCACCCCGAGGTCGACCTCGTCCACGACGGCGCCTACTGGGTGTCGGACATCCGAACCCGCGAGGACCGCAACTCGGGGCTCGTCGACGCCATCTCCTACGCCGACGGCTACGCCCCGCCCGAGGTCGGCACCTTCACCGAGTACGGCCGCCAGCCGCGACGGCACCTCAGCCGCGGCGTCCAGTGGGAGACGCCGCCCATCGACGCCCGGACCGCCCCGGAGAACCGCCTCGAGGTCCGACTGGAGGGCGTCGACTCGGTGACGCTGTGGGTCGAGGAGGCCGGTCTCGACGTCGACGACGAGTTGACCATCGACATCGACAGCGACGCCCCGGCGACGATCACGCTGGCGACGGCGTTCGACACCCACGACATCGAGGTGCCGGCCGGCGAGTCGACGAAGAAAGTCCTGCTCGGGGAGCGCGGTCCCGAATCCGGCGCGCTGGCCTAA